AGTCAACCTTTTTCTTCGTGTCAGGATCTACCAAAGGTGGCTCGGCTTTTGAAATGGGTAAATCTTTAATGGTAGACAAGAAAAATTCTTCCCATGGTGCCAGCAACAATATCCCTTGCCCCTCCTTACCTTTACGTCCAGTTCTTCCAAGCCGATGAATGTACTGAGCTTTATCCGCTGGAACCCCAATCTGCATTATCAAACGGGTTGGGTAGCATTTTAAAAAGTGTTTTGAGTCAAGATAAACTTTAAATGCTGGTCAAAACTTGAGAACATGATACCTGAATAACGAGTGTCACATCCGGATAGTCAACTCCACGTGCAGAGACATCAGAAGTTACCAGAATAAGACCCTTTGACTTCCGGAACTCATCAGAAACCCGAGTCCTATAACTCTGTGGCTTCCTGGAATGGATTTCTCGGACATTCAACTTGAGCTCACCAAGTAAGTCAGCAACGAGTTTTGTGACCATAGCAGTCGTACAAAACACAAGAACCTGCAAATATACACCATATAGATGGTCTTGTTCAATACAAAAACAAGCAATCACCATCATGATTTTACAAGCTCAACAATTCACTAATTCAGACCTTATAGTCAGGATCATCTGCAATATGATCTTTCAGGAGAGCATACACTAGTGAGAATTGCTTGTCCAGCGGAGCAACCAGATGCGTTTGTTGAACCTGGTGAAACAAAGCAAGGGATTAAATGTTGGAAGCAACAACACATTATGATATTCATAACATACATTTATAAAAACATCTACATATATAGTATACCTGTGCATGCGTCTCTTCACTACCTTCCTGAACGGTGTTGATATATTCATGATCCCTTTTTAGAGCAATGTGGCAAATTTGACGAACCTTCACACCAGAAAATACTTTTTAACAAGTCTGCAGTTTGCAAGCGATATGATACAAAACAACCTAATGAGATCACCACATTAGAGTAAGAAAGACACCTCAGGTGAGACCGTGGCTGAAAATAAAAGTGTTTGCCTCTGTTTTGGGACAGCTGCTACTATCTTCTCAATGTCTTTGCGAAATCCCATGTCCAATAAGTGATCGGCTTCATCAAGAACCAAAACCTTAACGCCCATTAGCCTAGTGGCAAATCCAGCAGtattctcaatatgatctttgagccGTCCCGGTGTGGCTACTAGAATCTTAGAGTTTACAAGTGAAATATTTTAGTCCTTTGCTGCTTATTTGTGATATATAGAGTGTTTATTGAACGGTTGTTATTATTCATATAAACTATGATTTTACACTATGCATTTCCAGAGGAATAGCTGACCTGGCAAGGGCTTGCTTGCATACGTTTTTGTTCTAAACCAAGCCGGGTGCCACCAATGACGACTTGGACACCCACAGAAGGATGATATTTTATCAACTTGTTAGCCTCCATGGCAGCTTGACTTGCAAGCTCTCTAGTAGGGCATACAACAAGAACCAGGATTGGGGGGCGCTTTTGATCCCGTCCAACTGCTGGTGATTTCACAACAGCTTCGATCGATGGAAGCTGAAATTATATAGAGTTTAGAAAACTTGACTAATTATTCTTTTCTAAAACAAAGATATGTCGAATGTTAAATGACAGTGTCTAACCAGAAATGCAACAGTCTTTCCAGTCCCAGTTCTAGCCTTAGCCAGCACGTCCTTCCCTGATAAGTTGGAAATGATAGAATAGGAATCAGCATACAACAAAACTTGCAAAGCAAATTCATCCACATATATGACCAAAAATGCTTAAAAACCTTTGAGAATGACAGGAAGCGTTGCTTCCTGCACAACTGTCATCTTATCGTAGCCAGCATCTTTGATTGCTTTTAAAGAGAGTGGGGAAACCGCACATTGATCAAACCTACACCAAAGTCAGCTGCATTTACTTAAAAAAACACTAACTTTGGTCTAACCTAAATCTATGGTAGTTCCAAATAGAACAAAACATATAATATCTAGTAGGTTCTTGATAGTTGATATGAACAAATATGCAGTTCCATATTGTATAAA
The sequence above is drawn from the Erigeron canadensis isolate Cc75 chromosome 4, C_canadensis_v1, whole genome shotgun sequence genome and encodes:
- the LOC122595602 gene encoding DEAD-box ATP-dependent RNA helicase 31-like gives rise to the protein MPFKFFSILPHLRSLKSSSFMKPNSSRRNNEVFTRLFPHKLKYQTFKKPTNGLSNLMMTSLAQSFSTRSGGGGGSKSLIEDEAELSDWVSELKSDSFKKSRLYSDSDDNGGYGENDRNRNKGYDGKRKRESEFDGGRGNRGSVSLRGEDSRSFRGRNGDMGVRGGRGGRGGRFGGEFERRGDGFDRDRSKGNAGSSFDGGFVSKRRDDGGRGGRGRGGRNMGRGSLMVSDESESEEEDEGQRNVVSKFRELISEDDHDDDVSDENDDVVDDGMLKKPAVVSPRRVSPDGSESYLSETRFDQCAVSPLSLKAIKDAGYDKMTVVQEATLPVILKGKDVLAKARTGTGKTVAFLLPSIEAVVKSPAVGRDQKRPPILVLVVCPTRELASQAAMEANKLIKYHPSVGVQVVIGGTRLGLEQKRMQASPCQILVATPGRLKDHIENTAGFATRLMGVKVLVLDEADHLLDMGFRKDIEKIVAAVPKQRQTLLFSATVSPEVRQICHIALKRDHEYINTVQEGSEETHAQVQQTHLVAPLDKQFSLVYALLKDHIADDPDYKVLVFCTTAMVTKLVADLLGELKLNVREIHSRKPQSYRTRVSDEFRKSKGLILVTSDVSARGVDYPDVTLVIQIGVPADKAQYIHRLGRTGRKGKEGQGILLLAPWEEFFLSTIKDLPISKAEPPLVDPDTKKKVEKALSNVDMKNKESAYQAWLGYYNSNKKIGSDKYRLVELANEFSRSMGLDNPPAIPKLVLGKMGLKNVPGLRSK